The proteins below are encoded in one region of Silene latifolia isolate original U9 population chromosome 2, ASM4854445v1, whole genome shotgun sequence:
- the LOC141642088 gene encoding ras-related protein RABA5c-like, translated as MSSDDEAEEYLFKIVIIGDSGVGKSNLLSRYARNEFNLHSKATIGVEFQTQSIELDGKEVRAQIWDTAGQERFRAVTSAYYRGAVGALIVYDITRGTTFDSITRWLEELNTHSDTTVAKMLVGNKYDLDDIRAVTIDQGKSLAEEHGLFFMETSAKDSTNVKTAFEMVIKEIYTTVSRKVLNSDSYKAQLSLKRVSLVNDESKPNEGMTSCCYR; from the exons ATGTCTTCAGATGATGAAGCAGAGGAATACCTCTTCAAAATAGTGATCATAGGCGATTCGGGTGTCGGTAAATCAAACTTACTATCACGATACGCAAGAAATGAATTCAATCTTCATTCGAAAGCGACAATCGGTGTTGAATTTCAAACACAAAGTATTGAACTTGATGGTAAAGAAGTAAGAGCTCAGATATGGGATACTGCTGGACAAGAGCGATTTCGAGCTGTTACTTCTGCTTATTATAGAGGTGCTGTTGGTGCTCTTATTGTTTATGATATTACTCGTGGTACTACTTTTGATAGCATTACCCGTTGGCTTGAAGAACTTAACA CTCATTCTGATACAACCGTGGCAAAAATGCTCGTGGGAAATAAGTACGATTTGGACGATATCAGGGCCGTTACCATTGACCAAGGCAAAAGTCTAGCAGAAGAACACGGACTTTTCTTCATGGAGACATCGGCCAAAGACTCAACTAACGTCAAGACAGCTTTCGAGATGGTAATCAAGGAGATATACACTACCGTCAGCAGGAAAGTCCTCAACTCCGACTCCTACAAAGCTCAATTATCTTTGAAGAGAGTAAGCCTTGTTAACGACGAGTCAAAGCCTAACGAAGGCATGACCTCATGTTGCTATAGGTGA